The genomic segment TACTGGCTATTGATTCCCTTCTGTCCTGGGGCAGCTCGGTGTTGAAAgctcctgcccttctccagggaaagggTGTCTGCGCAGGAAGGCAGctccccatgtcctctgcagcTCATCACCCAGCTCTGGGCCTGCTTGACATTTGACTGGACTTGCTCCTGTGGCTTCTGGTCACTGagcccatctccctcctccttgaGCCTGGAGTGGAGCacagggtgtgtgtgagtgtgtgtgtttgtgtgagtgagtgtgtgttagTGGGAAGATGCCTATCTGTGCCTGGATAGGTGACTGTGTAATGGTGGCTTGGTGCACCATGGCTCTAACTGGGAGTGACTAGATGAGAATGAGTGAAGACATTGTGGGTCTCACCCCTCATATGTGTCCTGAATCTTACATTTTACAAAGCAGCAGAGTGCACGGGGCACAGACTTGAAGTTAGAttcctgggatcaaaccctgttTCTACCATGTATGATTTTAAGCAAATTTCTTAACTTCTTGTTgccttcaatttcttcatctgcaacaTGAAGAAATAGTAACAGCTCTTCACCCCCTGTTTCAAGACTATCATGAGGATTAGGTAAGTTAATATGCAGCAAGGGCTTAAGGATAATGCCTGTATCTAGGAGGAACTAGGTGTTAACTGTCACaattacttattattattattgctattactaCACAGGACTTTGACTTCTCAGGGAGAAGGAATATATATGTCTGTTGCCTCCATTGTTTCCACAGCTACCCTGTGATGTGGTTAGCGCTGATCTCATCGGACACGTAAAGACACGGGGCTCTGGGGGATTTACATCCTCGAGTACAAAGTTAGGAAAAGGCAGAGCCGGGACTCAAACTGAGGTGCTCTGATCCCAAAATCCCTGGGGAGAAAGCAGGAGGAAAGCACCTGTGCTTACAGGTGATCTTCCAAGGTCCTCTGAGGTCCACTCTGGTAGACAACCCTCCTGTGTGTGAAGCCAGGTGAGGGCCAGCAGGTGGTCAGGCTGTGGAGGCATGTTCAGCTCCCGTCTTCCCCTTTGCCCCCTCCCCTTACTCCTTTTTCTTCCCAGAAAACAGGCTTTGTGCCACAGATACAGGCTCTTCCTCTAGCTCAGCCTCTGCCTGGACCAGTGCCAGATAAGCAGTATACATCCAGGCAGCTGAGATGCTGCCTCAATAGTTGCAGAAAGGTGTCTCTGTAGTCTGAGTCAAGTGGTGGTGGGGGCACTGATGCCCAGAGGTGATGAATCTGCAGGAAACTGAAAAGGAGGACTTCAACTAACACACTGCTGTTCACTTATCCATCTTTTGATTCGCTCTCATCCACTCACAGACCATCCATCACAGGCCATGCACTGCCCTAGGTGCTGGGATGCTCCCTGAGTGACCATATTGGACAAGATTCCACCTGTGGAATCACAATCTGTGTTTGCACCAGACCCACAGGCAGAGTCAAGTCTGGGAAACACTGTTACTGGGCATTTGGCCCCAGCAGGCAGAAATAGGAAGTCTGGTTCTGCGGGGAGATTACAGACTGTTCAAGCCTGACCCCAGATCTTCCCTTTCCTCACTCCCCTCCTTATCTCCTGCTCCCACCCTTCAAGTGGGGTCTGAAAAGCACAGTCAGCCCCCAGCTTTCCACAGAAGCCCTCCTGCAAGGCCACGAAGATGAGCCGGCTCTGCCTCTCTGCAGCCCTTCTGGTCCTCCTGGGCACCCTGGTGGCCAGCATCCCAGGGTATGACACCAGCAACCAGGCCAAGGGTAAGTCTTGGCTCACCTCTCCTCTAAAAGTTGGGGTGAGGGAGGAGGGTAGTCCATAGAAGGCACAGGGGAGTAGGGGTGGGGTGAGTGTTGTCAACCCTCTCTGGATTTCTTCTTATAAATTGGGCAGTTTTCACTCTAGGGACATTTTTTGACTCTCAATAGATATCATTGTGTGTTAAGTTTTGGGGGAGAAAAGCATTCCACCTGACTTTACCACATCAGGGACCTCATCTCTGAGACTGTCTATTCCTGGTCACTGCCTTGCCCCTGAACCTCGCATAGCATCATAACAAAATCCATATTTGATCCTTGTCTCGATTCATGCCCCAGGCCTTCTGAAACTCTAGGAATTCACTGTATTTTTGTAAGTCATGAGATGAGTGAAGGATGGGACCTTAGATAGTGTCtggatgggactggattccagaaCATGCCATCAGGTGATTAAAGGGTTAGAACTATCAACCCTCTCCCTCTGGGGAGAGAAGTACTGTGTTCAGTCAACAATGGCCAGTGATTCTATCAAATTACCTACCTCCAATCTTTAATCAAAACTCATAAACATTGGGTTCAGAGAGCCTCAGGGGAGGTGAAAACATCAAGGGATTGGGAGGGGGGAGAGTCCTAAGAGGGTCTGGAGGATCAGCACCCCCAAGTCCCCATTTGACTGATATTTCTTCTCCATTTGTCTGTCCCTGGAGTTTATGCTTTATAACAACTGAGGACAGTAAGTAAAGGGTTTTTTAGAGTTCCATGAGTGACTCTAATAAGTTATTGAAcatgggaggtgggtcatggaacCTCTGAATTTACAGCCAGTTGATTACACATGTAGGTGACCGCAGAAATTGTTATCAACACTTGAGGTGTGGGTGAAACTCAGGGAGCCAGCCCCCACCCTGTGGGGTCTGGGTCTCCTCTGTAGATTTAATGTCAGAAGTGAATTGACTCCTGGATGCCCAGTGGGTATTGGGGAACTGGTTGCTGTTGGTAGAGACACACACGTTAGGGTCCGGGACAAAACCCAGACTCACTCTTTTCTATCATTGGTGTCTGTGTTGAGGTTCAGAGACAAGGGTCTATATTATGTGGAGCAGAATAGTCATAACTCCTTACCAGTTCTCTGCATTATCAGGATTCCTGGTAGAAtcaggtgagtgagtgagtgagtgaagttgctcagtcatgtccgacgctttgtgaccccatggattgtagcccaccaggctcctccgtgggTGCTTGATTAAATGGGTTGTAACAGGTTAGTGTCTTGTCCTGATCCTAGCATTCATATGGTGTGTGTTCCGGGATCTGCAGTTTCTTCACCTGAACAGGGGGACCAGGTTAcatgagttttttaaaagattaccaGTCATGAGTATAAAGACTTTCCTGATCAATGACGTCCATTTCCTATCAAAATATTTCAGTCCAAAAGACTCATCTATCTACATTTCCTCACCATCCCTCTAAAAAATTTATCTTTCAAATATGATCATTTCTCTATTAAGAATTTAATCAGAGAGCTGAGTGACAGCTAAGTGTCTTCCCTCCAAAGGCAACTGCAGGCAGAGCACTCCAAAAGCAACTGCAGTACTTTTCTATGAGTTTGCTTGTGGGGCCAAGACTGCTTTTTCCAGGCTGGTACAATATCAATCAAAATTCAAAGCTCTTCTTCTTGCCTCCTGGTCagactattattttattttcctatcaAGATATAGAAAGTTAGAAGTAGACTCATAAGTATATAGGAAGGCCTCATCATCAAACAGACTAACAGGAATTTTATTACATCAGCCTCTTCAATGACTGTGCACTTGGCATGAGGATGAAATGGGAGATTTATTCCCTTGATAAATATTCATCAAGTACTTATGCTTTTTGCCCCTAAAAAGCATATTTCTTGGTGTAGGAAAACAGCTGTAaacaaaatatagtaaaataatatgCCTTCTAAGAGGGATACAGACAACAAAGATGGAGGAAAATCCTATGCCAGGTCATGATGCGTGTTGTGAGGAAGGAGAGTTATGGGGATTCGggaggctgcagagagtcagggaAACCTCTGTGATGAGGAGACATTAAGCAGAAGCTGCAAAAAGGAGTCTGGCGTGTTTGTGCAGCTGCCAAGAGCAGGGTGGCTGGAGCTGagtgggtgaggggaggggagtgggaggggatGAAGCAGAGAGGCCGTGGGGGCAGGACGTGAGGAACCTTCTAGGACTGTATAAGGACAAGAATTTGACTCTGAGAGAGCTGGGAAACCACTGAGGGACTGGTCATGGGAACAACGATACAGCACTCAAGTTTTAACAGGGTCCTGTGGCTGCAGTGTGGAGCGTGGCCTCTAGGGGGCGAAGGGCAGAGACAGAGGCCCCTGGGCAGGCTGCCGCAGTGGTCCAGTGAGCCAAGATGGAGGATATACCTGTGTTGTTTCCTGGGTTGATTCCAGTTCTCTTGAAACACCTGAATGACTTGCTATGTTAAGATATCTATGGAGGCTTCATGACAAATCGTGATTCATTAAATCTTTAGTCATTTGTGAGTGATTCAACTTCCaatccctctccccttcctgagATGTGGGGACAATGAAAGAGGGGAAGGTAGAAATGAAAATTTCCACACCCAATTCAGGCAGTTGGTTCCCCTAACAACTTACCCCCATTCTTGGCTTTGGTTGAGGCTTTACAAAAGTCATCTCCCTCACATGATAATAGACTCCCCTTTGCTCTCATCTCTTAGGAAATTCCAATGTTTTAGGAGATCTGTGCCAGGAATGGGATGCAGACCAagttaatatttcttttataagTCACAGTATCAATATTTCCTCAATACTCTATTATCCCAGTCTCCATGTGGTAACCGAAGTAAACACCGGTGTGTTTTCTACCATGTCTTTCTCCGTTTACGGCATGATTTCCTCACACTTTTGTAATAGTGATGGGTCACGCAGCCCTACTCAACCATTGGCTGGCATCCAGGTGGGCACCTTCATCAAGGGATAACTGTAAATTAGCGACCCTTGGTGGTCCAGTTTAGCAATTGCCACCATCGTTGCCACCGTGGGCTCTTCGCCCTCCCCCTCTTTTCTATAAAAGGAACAGGAATTCATGCTGTGGGAAGATGGTTTTCTTGAGACAGTAGCATGCCATCATCTCCGTGGGCTCAATTTCCAATTAAAACGTTATTCCTAGTTTCAGCAGCTCTTCTCCAGATTATTGGCTGGTCCTGAGCTGAGCAGAATGAGACTGGGCTCagtaatgctttcttttttatcgGTGGAAGTTTCAACTACACACATATGTAgaaaacacagtattataaaagCCATGGATCCATTGTCCATCTCCAATAATTTTTATACATggagaatatttttatatgtgtccCCCTTTTGTGTTACTTTTGAAACTAATCAGTAGCATCATGCGAATTGATCCATAAACATTCATTAATGGCATGTAATTATTTATACTATTGCCCTGTCATTGTCACACCTAACAACATTAATAATAATGTCCTGGAAAGCAGGGTATCAAAAGGCCTTTTCACATTTCACACTTCTGCCCCCCCATCACTCTCTATCACAAACTGGTCGTTTTAGTTGTTCATCTTGCAGACTGGGCTGTGATGACCTTCCCTCTCTTTAACTGAGATCCTCCCATCCCTGCAGCCCAGCGGCCTGACTTCTGCCTAGAGCCTCCATATACGGGTCCCTGCAAGGCCAAACTGATCAGATACTTCTACAACACCAAGTCCGGATTCTGCGAGACCTTTATATATGGCGGCTGCAGAGCTAAGCGCAACAATTTCAAGAGTGCAAAGGATTGCATGAGGACCTGTGGTTATGCTACCAGGCCCTGGAGTAAGAcgggggcagggcagagggagaggggaagggctggGGAAAGTGATGGCGCTCAGAAGACCACACACCTTTccaaaaaaagtgatttttttccttgctgCCTCCCAAGAGAAGTGGCAGCAGTATCTGTGGATTGAGCGTGTCCTCCATGGACCAGCTTGGTGAAAGGTCACCCCCTAGAAGCCCCGTCATCATAATCTGAGCCTACTCACatgctcccatttttcagatgggaaCCCTGAGTCAGTCACTCTGCAGAGCAAGTGTGGAGTGCTCCTCAGTGCCCCACCTCGGCCTGgaaaactcccttgctttttgttgGTTACCCTGGTCCTGGGAGGACTGTGGTTGCACATTTCTGGCATGGTCTAGGACCTGTCAGGGTGTTCAATGTCCAGGTCTGGGCCTTCAGAGATGTCAATAAGCAAGTTCCTTTCCTTTTACAGAGAACCTGTGAACTGTGCTCCCCTGAGATGCTGAAGTACAAGGAAGACCCACCCAAAGCTGGGCTCTAGCTGCTTCTGAAAAATTTcagcctccttttctttcttctcaaccCTCCTCTCCTCAGCAGAAaggtctgtctctctccttcctccacagGGCCACTTACTTTAGCCCTATCTCATCCAGTTTGCTCTAAGCACCAAGAAAGCAAATCTTCCCTTTATCCCTCACATTTCCCACAATTTCTGGCACAAAGGAAACAGTCCAGAAATActtgaggaaggaaggaatgaatgcAGGAGTAAAGTTCCTCATGACTGGAGTATCTGTAGAGCCTGAGATTTGAATCTGGAATTCTTGTCCACAGCATCCTCACCATCATCCTCCACCCCACCATCACTGCTCTCCCTCTGCTGGCGAAAGTAGAATTTCCGTCATCAAGTTTTCAGCTCAATGGTGGGAGAGGTCTTTTCATGAAAAAAGCCTCCTCCTCACATTGATTTGAATGTCTGTGGCTTCAAAGAGTCTGGCTTtatctttaaataaattcatattttgcTTAAActaactggagtggattgtgtTGTTTGCAACTAAGAACCTTAACCCATAGGTTCCATGGAAACAGTGGTCTTTCTCATTTTATGCGGATGGGTGGGCACCTCCCCACCACCTCTCCTCAGATTGAACCCTACTAAGTATAAGGAGCCAACCCCTTATATTGACATCTACCTCTTAGGCCACGCCAGTGTACACGAAAAACTTGATGAGAGACACCTCAACAAGAAAACTTTTGTCCTTTACTTCTTGGGCCAGGTCAAACTTTGGAGCATGTTATTTTCATGAATTCTTagaagcagaaaggaaggagCATGAGGCTCAATTGTCAATTTGTCCTTCAAACCCCCTTCCCTGTCATTGTGTTGGGGTAGGGGACTTCCGACTCTAACTAAAGACGACCAAACTCACATTTAATGAGCACTGGCCAtttgccaggctctgtgcttgtCAACGCCCCCAAATTATTattccttccccttcctttcccctttggtaaccataagtttgttttctatgtctatgaatccAGTCTTATTTTCATACCACATTTCTTaagccagtcatctgttgatgggcacttgcaTTGCGCACATGTCTTGGCTATTCGTAAACAAGGCTTTTATGCaccttgaggtgcatgtatctatccaaattaaagttttcttttttccacatgTACACCCAGCATAATATAGTAGTTGATGatgtagtagttctatttttagctttttaaggaaattCTATACTGTTTTCATGGGAGCTGTACCAATatacattcacaccaacagtatacaaggtacttcccttttctccactctctcttctgtattttttatttctagaatccccaatgatagccattttgactgaTGTGATGTGATCTCattgtcatttttaaatttgtttattttttaatttaatgataattgctttacagaatttgttgttttctgtcaaacatcagcatgaatcagccatagctgtacatacgtcccctccctctgtgctgtgcttagtcacggattcgtatctgactctttgcgaccccatggactgtagcccgccaggctcctctgtgcatggggattctccaggcaagaatactgcagtgggttgccatttctttatccaggggatcttccaacccatggatcgaatccaggtcccccgcactgcaagtggattctttaccagctgagccaagagggaagcccaagaatactggagtgggtagcctatcccttctccaagggatcttcccaacccaggaatcaaactggggtctcttgtgttgcaggcggattctttaccagctgagctaccagggaagcccttccattcttctaataattagaaatgttgatatcttttcatgtgcctgttggccacctgtatgtcttctttagaaaaatgtctccttaggtcttctgcccatttttaattttttttttattgtttgtagatattttttttttattagttggaggctaattacttcacgacatttcagtgggttttgtcatacattgatatgaatcagccatagatttacacgtattccccatcccgatcccccctcccacctccctctccacccgattcctctgggtcttcccagtgcaccaggcccgagcacttgtctcacgcatcccaccagggctagtgatctgtttcaccatagatagtatacatgctgttcttttgaaacatcccaccctcaccttctcccacagagttcaaaagtctgttctgtatttctgtgtctctttttctgttttgcatatagggttatcgttgccatctttctaaattccatatatatgtgttagtatgctgtaatgttctttatctttctggcttacttcactctgtataatgggctccagtttcatccatctcattaggactgattcaaatgaattctttttaacggctgagtaatattccatatgtaccacagcttccttatccattcatctgctgatgggcatctaggttgcttccatgtcctggctattataaacagtttctgcccatttttaaattggatttttttgttttctcaacGTTGAGTTGCAAGAACTGTTTGTATACTTTTGATATTGACCTCTTATTGGTCCcgcattttgcaaatattttctcccattcagtaggttgtctttttgtcttgtcAGTGATTTCCTCCTCActgccaaagcttttaagtttaagtttgattagatagggcttccctgatagcttagttggaaaagaatccacctgcagtgcaggagaccccggttcaattcctggcttgggaagatcccctggagaagggaaaggctacccactccagtattctggcctggagaattctatgggcagtatagtctgtggggtcgcaaagaatcagacacagctgagcaacttcacttcacactagatcccatttgtttatctttgcctTCATTTCTTTTGGCACCGGAGACTGATTCATGAAAATATTGCCCTGATTATGTCCAAGAGTGTTTggcctgtgttctcttctaggagttttgtggtATCTTGTCTTATATTAaggtctttattccattttgagtttatgtttgtaTATGATATGAAGGACTGTTCAAATTTCATTGACTTACATTTAGTTGTTCAGCTTTCCCAAAaccatttgctgaaaagactgtcttttctccat from the Dama dama isolate Ldn47 chromosome 23, ASM3311817v1, whole genome shotgun sequence genome contains:
- the LOC133045159 gene encoding pancreatic trypsin inhibitor, giving the protein MSRLCLSAALLVLLGTLVASIPGYDTSNQAKAQRPDFCLEPPYTGPCKAKLIRYFYNTKSGFCETFIYGGCRAKRNNFKSAKDCMRTCGYATRPWKNL